A single window of Lytechinus variegatus isolate NC3 chromosome 8, Lvar_3.0, whole genome shotgun sequence DNA harbors:
- the LOC121419652 gene encoding angiopoietin-1 receptor-like — MGPFTAFRVYTVILLAYGILGQVTPPLPTTEALGDDVSLTCTSTESNPTFIWTFTSDDVLSQTLFLGDIDTAGPIRYNNIVLRDSANVQTSILGINAIELEEEGEYQCSTAAAITTPPTTAVTVEVGSASQPISLDSPPDYTEYIATCNAIGSKPGETITWILDDVIQTDGIVPTGPTERGDSLFDTTSVFTFPATVDNYKVTLECVIGGHQVDKLNRNETRLVDIHNPPKAEGITIGLNNVGTDLKVTCIINNAVDATIPPMGSFYIYSNGTLVTKPVSANSVTVPEPDYDTEYMCVGGNYLGNTSTTEIFCPRRATVTPSTTEEFHPSRSTTGSEIETTPEPTPCPCAPSGLSSGASAGISILAILLVASITINIVQFNILRRKTKQDVDDSTKNNKRDELNIPQEVNDNVAYEMIQSGDRAYTALQLDSSHSFAIRRENVTFFTRLGSIGRGDFGEVWKGDLRSKQKHLDVVIRQIPDRVTKSGQVLQGIKILYKLSDQTNIVKCLGYCSEQGSILYEFISGGTLLTHLQTSGVQSQPMYSNLKPNDVRIDEGTLLNLAWQVAKGMQFLASKKIIHGSLCAHNVLLGERKQCKISDYGLSSSFFGDVAKPTRWSSPETMATGDKTTEGDIWSFGIVLWEIVTLGARPYPNMTFSTVQTEVAKGYQMPCPRHCAQEVYVVMTGCWDKEPPNRSNFDHILRSMDSILEKKHGYLSLNNLDERLYASTLDM; from the exons ATGGGACCTTTCACAGCTTTCCGGGTTTATACAGTCATTCTACTCGCTTATG GCATACTTGGTCAAGTGACTCCACCTCTACCAACTACAGAGGCTCTTGGAGATGATGTATCATTGACATGTACCTCTACAGAGAGCAACCCAACATTCATATGGACTTTTACATCAGATGATGTTCTATCACAGACACTATTCTTGGGGGATATAGATACTGCAGGTCCAATCAGATACAATAACATAGTGTTACGTGATAGTGCTAATGTTCAGACATCAATATTAGGTATTAATGCTATTGAGCTTGAAGAGGAAGGGGAGTATCAGTGTAGTACTGCAGCAGCAATAACAACACCTCCAACCACAGCGGTGACTGTGGAAG TGGGATCAGCTTCACAACCAATATCTTTGGACAGCCCTCCTGATTACACCGAATACATAGCAACATGCAATGCCATTGGAAGCAAACCAGGAGAGACTATTACATGGATTTTAGATGATGTTATTCAGACTGATGGTATAGTGCCAACAGGCCCAACTGAGAGAGGTGATTCTCTGTTTGATACAACGAGTGTGTTCACATTTCCAGCAACTGTTGACAATTACAAAGTGACATTGGAGTGTGTCATTGGTGGTCATCAAGTAGACAAGTTGAACAGAAACGAAACAAGATTGGTTGATATTCATA aTCCACCAAAAGCTGAAGGCATTACCATTGGGTTAAACAATGTTGGAACAGACCTCAAAGTAACatgtatcattaataatgccgTAGATGCAACTATACCACCCATGGGATCATTCTACATATATTCTAATGGAACCCTTGTCACCAAACCAGTGTCAGCTAACAGTGTCACTGTCCCAGAACCTGATTATGATACAGAATATATGTGTGTAGGAGGAAACTATCTGGGAAATACTtcaacaacagaaatattttGTCCACGCA GAGCTACCGTCACTCCATCAACTACAG AGGAATTTCATCCCAGCCGTAGTACTACAGGATCAGAAATAG AAACCACACCCGAGCCTACACCATGCCCATGTGCACCGTCTGGTTTGAGTTCTGGAGCTTCTGCAGGAATATCTATCTTAGCCATCCTTCTAGTAGCTTCTATTACCATCAACATTGTACAGTTCAATATTCTGAGGAGAAAAACCAAACAAG ACGTTGATGATTCAACGAAGAATAATAAAAG aGATGAATTAAATATACCACAGGAGGTGAACGACAATGTGGCTTATGAGATGATTCAAAGCGGTGATAGAG CATACACAGCATTACAACTCGATTCATCCCACTCCTTCGCCATTCGCCGTGAAAACGTGACCTTCTTCACTAGACTTGGCTCAATTGGACGGGGTGACTTCGGCGAGGTATGGAAAGGAGACCTCCGctcaaaacaaaaacatctcGATGTTGTTATCAGGCAAATTCCAG ATCGCGTGACAAAATCAGGACAAGTACTTCAAGGCATCAAGATACTTTATAAGCTATCGGATCAAACAAATATTGTCAAATGTCTCGGATATTGCAGTGAACAGG GCAGTATTCTCTATGAGTTCATCTCAGGGGGTACACTCCTTACCCATCTACAGACTTCAGGGGTGCAATCTCAACCCATGTACAGCAATCTCAAACCAAACGATGTTCGTATTGATGAGGGTACACTACTTAACTTGGCTTGGCAGGTTGCTAAAGGAATGCAGTTCCTTGCATCTAAGAAg ATAATCCATGGATCTCTCTGCGCTCACAATGTGTTACTTGGAGAGAGAAAGCAATGTAAGATATCAGACTATGGACTTTCTTCATCGTTCTTTGGTGACGTAGCT AAACCAACCAGATGGAGTTCACCAgaaaccatggcaacgggtGACAAAACAACAGAAGGAGACATTTGGTCTTTTGGTATCGTCTTGTGGGAAATTGTGACACTGG GTGCAAGGCCATACCCAAATATGACATTCAGCACGGTTCAGACGGAGGTTGCTAAAGGTTACCAGATGCCATGCCCTCGTCACTGTGCACAAGAAGT gTATGTGGTTATGACTGGTTGCTGGGACAAGGAACCCCCAAATCGAAGTAACTTTGATCACATCCTGAGGAGTATGGACAGCATTTTAGAAAAGAAACAC GGTTACTTGTCTTTGAATAACCTGGATGAAAGGTTGTATGCTTCTACTCTAGATATGTGA